CTCACCGTTTTTAATATAAATTTTGGCAAATATGTATTTCCGAAAATATTTATCCTTTTTAGCTGAAATCTATCTTCACTATCTTTTATCTTTCCATCTTTTGTAGTAAAAGCATATTTATATCCGGCTTCTTCTACCATTTTTGCTATATCTTGATTATAATCACCATAAGGATAACAAAATGTTTCTATAGCTACACCGAGTTTATCTTCCAATAATTTTTTTGAGTAATCTATCTCTTTTTTTGCTTCTTCTTTTGATATTTTCGTTAAAAATGGATGGTTTAAAGTATGGGAACCAATAATAAATCCTTTTTTTATCAAAAATCTCAAATCTTCCAAATCCATCAGATATTTTTTAACATTTAAAACTTTATAATCCCATCTGTTGAAATTTCCTATTTCATTAGCTACCACAAAAATAATAGCTTTATAGCCGTATTCTTCAATCGTAGGATATGCATTTTGTATAAAATCTTTATATCCATCATCAAATGTAAGCAGGACAATTTTTTTTTCATAATTTTTTTCTAAATCTATATTTAATAAGTTATCTTTACCGGATATTGATTTATAACCGAGTTTTGAGAGTATATACAGCTGTCTTTTAAACATAGAAGGTTTTAAATATAATGTTTTTAATTTTGCTTCTTTTGGTGGTTTATCAATATTATGATACATATAAGCAATCATTTTTTAGCTACCTTTATATATCTCTTCCAATATCTGCTTACCACCAAGATTTAGTAATTTTTCTGCAAGATTAATACCAATTTCTACTGCTTGATTTACAGAGTTTTTAAAATCTTCTTCAATCTGTTCTTTAAAGTATCTTTTTCCTTCTAAATCTGATATAAATCCGGTGATAGATATTTTATTATCTTTTATTTCGCAATAAGCTCCAAGTGGAACTTGACAACCACCTTCAAGATGCTTTAAAAAAGCCCTTTCTGCTGATGCTCTAATATAGCTTTCTTGGTGATTTATTTTTTGAAGAATACCATTTATCTTTTTATAATCTTTTCTTGCTTCTATACCCAAAAATCCTTGTGCAACAGCCGGTATCATCTCTTGTGGAGAAAATATATATTTTACTTTTTCTTGTAATCCAAGTCTTTTTATACCTGCAAAAGCAAGAATTATTCCATCATATAAACCTTCTTGTAATTTTTTTATTCTTGTATCTACATTTCCTCTCAAATCTCTAATTTCTAAATCATCTCTTAAAATTTTTATTTGTGATTTTCTTCTTAAACTGCTTGTTCCAACTATATCAGAAGGTTTCATATAGCTTAAATTTTGATATTTTACAGAGAGAAAAGCATCTCTTGGGTCTTCTCTTTCCGGTATAGCTACAATATCAAGCCCCTCTGGAAGTGTTGTAGGAACATCTTTTAAAGAATGAACTGCTATATCTATTTTATCTTCAAGGATTGCTTCTTCTATCTCTTTAACAAATAATCCTTTACCACCTATTTTTGCAAGGGGAACATCTAAAATTTTATCTCCCTGAGTTGTTATCTTAATAATTTCAACTTCTGCACCAAGCTCTCTTAATCTCTCTGCAATATAATTTGCCTGCCATAAAGCTAACTGACTTTTTCTTGTCCCAATTCTAATTTTCATAAAAACTCCTCAATAAGAAGTTATAGGGTCTTCTTCCAGATGTTTAAAATTTTTAAGTATATAAATATAATAATCTTTTACAAATTTGCCCCTATATTTTACACTATAAATATAAGAATATTCTATATCTTCAAAAGCATTTTTTACTTTATCGGTAATTGGATGGTCTGCAACATATATCCCATAATACCCTTTATTTTCATACTTGGATATACCTTCCCATAAATCAAATTGGTTCATTCTTCTATCAACTCTAATGCAATACACATTTTTCCAATCTTTTGTATAAAAAGCAAGTTCAGAAGATATATGATAAGAATCTGAAAAAATGAAATATTTTTCTTTATTTTTAGATATGTTTTTAATATTTTCTCCAAGTTTTTCCCAGCCTACAAGCCTTTTTGTAGGGTCTTTTTCCGGTGGCAGTAATTTATTAAGAGGTGGAATATAATCTAAAATAGGAGTATAAAATAATATCAAAATAGACAATCCGGATAAAAATAAAGGTAAAAAGTAATATAATTTTTGCTTTATATTATTATAAATATAAGAAGCAGTCAAAATATATAAAGAGTAATATCCAAAAGCAGGCCAGTTTGGTTCTACATTTTTTTTTAAAGATATAATCAAAAATAAAAAGAATATAATTAAAGGATTAATAACAAGATAAAAATTCGTAGGATTTTTCCAATTTTTTAATGCTTTAAATATGGCAAAAATAAAAAAAGGAAATAAAAAAACAGAGTTAATACCTATCTGTCCTAAGATATAATCTCCTACATGTTTTAAGCTAAAACTTTTTTCTTCTACTCCTGCAAGTTTTCCTACATGTTTAAATGTAACAAAATCATTGGCTATATTCCAGTATATTACCGGTAATGTAAATAAGAATGCAATAAATAAAGATATATAAAACCATTTTTCTTTAAAAATCTCTCTTTTAAAAATAAATATAAATATCAAAGCTCCCGGTAAAAATAAAACCATAGAATATTTAGATAAAAATCCCAGTCCTGCAAAGATACCGGTTAATATCCAATCTCTTTTTTTATTTTCATTAAAAGCTTTATAAAAAAAGTATGTAGTTAATCCCCAAAATAAAGCCAGTGGTGTATCTGTTAAAAATATAATAGAAGCTATATCGTAAGCCGGTATAAAGTATATGAATAAAGAACTGAAAAAAGCTAATTTTTCATCTTTAAAAAGATATTTCGTAAAAAAAAAGGTAATTATAGCTAAAAGAAAACCTATTATAATTGCGTTTATTCTAACTGCTATCTCTGTATCTGATAAAATAGATGTGGATATAAAATTTAGATATGCTATAACCGGTGGTTTTGAGTAATAAGATAAATCAAGATGTTTTGACCAAAGCCAGTATTGAGCTTCTTCTGTTGATAAATCAATATCCCTATATATTACATATAATATCCGGATTATTAAAAAAGATAGATGGAAAATTAAAGTATATTTTAAATATTTATTCATAGATTGAAAAAGGGAGCCGAAAACTCCCTCTTTTTTAGATAACTTTTTTAACTTTACCTGCTTTTAAACATTTACTGCAAACATAAACTCTTTTAGCTGTTCCATTTTCTAAAACAACTTTAACTCTTCTTAGATTTGGTTTCCAAGTTCTTCTTTCTGTTGTTGCAGAGTGTGCAACTGTATTTCCAAATACTGTTTTTTTACCACATACATAACAAACTGCCATATTTTTGCCTCCAATAAAAATTTTTGAAAAAAATATTTTATCACAAAGTTTAATCTAAATCCATTTTACCCGGATTAATTAAATCTTTCGGGTCAAAAACTCTTTTTATCTTTCTCATTATATCCATCTCTACCGGTGAAAACTGCTTTCTCATAAATGGAGCTTTTGTTATACCAACTCCATGTTCTCCTGTTATAGAGCCACCATAACCAAGGGCAAGTTCAAACACTTCTTCAACTGCTTTTTCTGCCCTTGCAACTTCATCTGGGTCAAGTCCATTTATCATAAAGTTTGCATGAACATTACCATCTCCAATATGTCCGAAATTAACCATTTTCAGATTGTATTTTTTACCTATCTCTCTAAGTCTTGGAAGGGCTTCCGGTAGATAGCTTCTTGGGAAAACAATATCTTCATTTATTTTTGTTCTGTTTAATTTAGCTACTGCCGGAGATAATGCTCTTCTTGCTTCCCAGAGTTTTTCTGCTTCCTGATTTGTCTTTGCAATCTCTACTTTTGCTCCATTTTTCTCACATATTCTTGCAACTTCTAATATCTCATCTTCTATTGCTTTTGGATTTCCATCTACTTCTACTAATAATATAACTTCTGCATCTCTTGGCAATCCATAATGTCCAAAATCTTCAACTGCATTAATTGCAAGTTTATCCATAAATTCAAGGGCTGAAGGGGATATTCCGGCTTTAAATATATCTTTAACCGTCTGTCCTACAGAAGCTATATCCATATATATTGCTTTAACTGTTTTTTTGGCTTTTGGTTTTGGTATTAATTTTAAGGTTGCTTCTGTAAATATACCAAGTGTTCCTTCGCTTCCGATTAATAATCTGGTTAAATCATATCCGGCAACATCTTTTAATGTAGGTCTTCCTGTATGGATTATATCACCGGTATGAATAACTGTATTTAATTCCATTATATATTCCCTTGTTACTCCATATTTTACACATCTTGGGCCACCGGCATTTTCTGCAATATTCCCACCTATGGTGCAAAATTTATAACTTGCAGGGTCTGGTGGATAAAATAAACCTTTTTTCTCAACTGCTTGTTGTAATCTATAAGTTATTACTCCCGGTTGAACCCTTGCAATAGCATTATCTTCATCTATTTCCAATATTTTATCCATCATCTCAAAAGATATAAGCACACCACCTTTTACAGGAATAGAACCACCTGTATATCCTGAACCGGCTCCTCTTGGTGTTATAGGTATTCCTTCTTCATAACATATTTTAACTATTTTTTGAACTTCTTCCTCTGTTTGTGGTAAAACTACTACATCAGGTGGCATTTTTATCCTTGTAGCATCATAAGAATAAAGCATTTTATCTACTTCATCATCTAAAACCCTACCATCCCCGAGTATTCTTTTTAACTCTTTTTTTACATTATCCGGAACAGGTATTCTTTCGGTCTGT
This genomic stretch from Venenivibrio stagnispumantis harbors:
- the rpmB gene encoding 50S ribosomal protein L28; this encodes MAVCYVCGKKTVFGNTVAHSATTERRTWKPNLRRVKVVLENGTAKRVYVCSKCLKAGKVKKVI
- the hemC gene encoding hydroxymethylbilane synthase — its product is MKIRIGTRKSQLALWQANYIAERLRELGAEVEIIKITTQGDKILDVPLAKIGGKGLFVKEIEEAILEDKIDIAVHSLKDVPTTLPEGLDIVAIPEREDPRDAFLSVKYQNLSYMKPSDIVGTSSLRRKSQIKILRDDLEIRDLRGNVDTRIKKLQEGLYDGIILAFAGIKRLGLQEKVKYIFSPQEMIPAVAQGFLGIEARKDYKKINGILQKINHQESYIRASAERAFLKHLEGGCQVPLGAYCEIKDNKISITGFISDLEGKRYFKEQIEEDFKNSVNQAVEIGINLAEKLLNLGGKQILEEIYKGS
- a CDS encoding FAD-binding oxidoreductase, translating into MFKAIQTERIPVPDNVKKELKRILGDGRVLDDEVDKMLYSYDATRIKMPPDVVVLPQTEEEVQKIVKICYEEGIPITPRGAGSGYTGGSIPVKGGVLISFEMMDKILEIDEDNAIARVQPGVITYRLQQAVEKKGLFYPPDPASYKFCTIGGNIAENAGGPRCVKYGVTREYIMELNTVIHTGDIIHTGRPTLKDVAGYDLTRLLIGSEGTLGIFTEATLKLIPKPKAKKTVKAIYMDIASVGQTVKDIFKAGISPSALEFMDKLAINAVEDFGHYGLPRDAEVILLVEVDGNPKAIEDEILEVARICEKNGAKVEIAKTNQEAEKLWEARRALSPAVAKLNRTKINEDIVFPRSYLPEALPRLREIGKKYNLKMVNFGHIGDGNVHANFMINGLDPDEVARAEKAVEEVFELALGYGGSITGEHGVGITKAPFMRKQFSPVEMDIMRKIKRVFDPKDLINPGKMDLD
- a CDS encoding polysaccharide deacetylase family protein: MIAYMYHNIDKPPKEAKLKTLYLKPSMFKRQLYILSKLGYKSISGKDNLLNIDLEKNYEKKIVLLTFDDGYKDFIQNAYPTIEEYGYKAIIFVVANEIGNFNRWDYKVLNVKKYLMDLEDLRFLIKKGFIIGSHTLNHPFLTKISKEEAKKEIDYSKKLLEDKLGVAIETFCYPYGDYNQDIAKMVEEAGYKYAFTTKDGKIKDSEDRFQLKRINIFGNTYLPKFILKTVRSE
- a CDS encoding ArnT family glycosyltransferase — translated: MNKYLKYTLIFHLSFLIIRILYVIYRDIDLSTEEAQYWLWSKHLDLSYYSKPPVIAYLNFISTSILSDTEIAVRINAIIIGFLLAIITFFFTKYLFKDEKLAFFSSLFIYFIPAYDIASIIFLTDTPLALFWGLTTYFFYKAFNENKKRDWILTGIFAGLGFLSKYSMVLFLPGALIFIFIFKREIFKEKWFYISLFIAFLFTLPVIYWNIANDFVTFKHVGKLAGVEEKSFSLKHVGDYILGQIGINSVFLFPFFIFAIFKALKNWKNPTNFYLVINPLIIFFLFLIISLKKNVEPNWPAFGYYSLYILTASYIYNNIKQKLYYFLPLFLSGLSILILFYTPILDYIPPLNKLLPPEKDPTKRLVGWEKLGENIKNISKNKEKYFIFSDSYHISSELAFYTKDWKNVYCIRVDRRMNQFDLWEGISKYENKGYYGIYVADHPITDKVKNAFEDIEYSYIYSVKYRGKFVKDYYIYILKNFKHLEEDPITSY